One genomic window of Deinococcus reticulitermitis includes the following:
- a CDS encoding DUF554 domain-containing protein, producing the protein MGLLAQLSGTLINVAAVLIGTFIGLAVGGRLPERTQRTLLQTLSLVTLFIALDMAGSLNQVSAGAVPGVILALIGAAVGVVIGEALGIEEALTRLGDTLKRRFRGGGLFTEGFVAASLLFCIGPMTVIGGLQNGLTGDPSTYVLKSTLDGIAALALAGAYGIGVGFSALSVLLLQGGISLAAGSFAAGLLGGADPGVLKTNSYVLLLTGTGGLTIIGISWNLMLAGLGFEDRRVRVGSMLPALVAAPLFLWLAKLVQGL; encoded by the coding sequence ATGGGTCTCCTCGCGCAACTCTCCGGCACGCTGATCAACGTGGCCGCTGTCCTGATCGGTACGTTCATCGGCCTCGCGGTGGGGGGGCGGCTCCCGGAGCGCACGCAGCGCACGCTCCTGCAGACGCTCAGCCTCGTGACGCTCTTTATCGCGCTCGACATGGCGGGCAGCTTGAATCAGGTGAGCGCGGGCGCGGTCCCCGGCGTGATTCTCGCCCTGATCGGGGCGGCGGTGGGCGTCGTGATCGGGGAAGCGCTCGGCATCGAGGAGGCGCTGACCCGCCTCGGCGACACGCTCAAGCGGCGCTTCCGGGGCGGGGGCCTGTTCACCGAGGGCTTCGTGGCCGCGAGCCTGCTGTTCTGCATCGGCCCGATGACGGTGATCGGCGGGCTGCAAAACGGCCTGACCGGCGATCCCTCCACTTACGTCCTGAAAAGCACCCTCGACGGGATTGCGGCCCTTGCCCTCGCCGGAGCTTACGGCATCGGGGTGGGCTTCAGTGCCCTGAGCGTGTTGCTGCTGCAAGGCGGCATCAGCCTCGCCGCCGGGTCCTTTGCAGCGGGGCTGCTCGGCGGCGCCGACCCGGGCGTGCTGAAGACCAACTCCTACGTGCTGCTGCTCACCGGCACCGGCGGCCTGACCATCATCGGCATCTCGTGGAACCTGATGCTCGCGGGCCTGGGCTTCGAGGACCGCCGGGTGCGGGTGGGCAGCATGTTGCCGGCGCTGGTTGCCGCGCCCCTCTTCCTGTGGTTGGCGAAACTCGTGCAGGGGCTCTGA
- a CDS encoding DUF1641 domain-containing protein, with the protein MARAIDFTPRPKSPEEKLRESVQDSAPALEESLRLLRELHEHGVLDLLLKLTRGAEGLSASALTLLGGESGSTLLRNLAEGAKTLERIDSRELKVLGHAITTGLSEASRNVAQGKTVGVGELLALTRDRDVQLALGALTGILRGFGRALREARDETELAPGQAEVGRGTR; encoded by the coding sequence ATGGCCAGAGCCATCGACTTCACCCCCCGCCCCAAATCTCCCGAAGAAAAGCTGCGCGAAAGCGTGCAGGACTCGGCCCCGGCGCTCGAAGAGAGCCTGCGGCTGCTGCGCGAACTCCACGAGCACGGCGTCCTCGACCTTTTGCTCAAGCTCACGCGCGGCGCAGAGGGGCTCAGCGCGTCGGCCCTGACCCTGCTCGGCGGCGAGAGCGGGTCCACCCTGCTGCGTAATCTCGCCGAGGGCGCCAAGACCCTGGAGCGCATCGACAGCCGCGAACTCAAGGTGCTCGGCCACGCGATCACGACGGGGCTCAGCGAAGCCTCGCGCAACGTGGCGCAGGGCAAAACGGTGGGGGTAGGGGAACTGCTCGCGCTCACCCGCGACCGTGACGTGCAGCTCGCCCTCGGGGCGCTGACCGGTATCCTGCGCGGTTTTGGCCGGGCGCTGCGCGAGGCCCGCGACGAGACCGAACTCGCTCCCGGACAGGCCGAGGTGGGACGCGGCACCCGCTGA
- a CDS encoding formate dehydrogenase accessory sulfurtransferase FdhD gives MRSSALRFGIGGTERREDWLAVEEPLELRLTRPAGPLTLAVLMRTPGHDRELLLGWLLAEGLLPAEFTLQADEENPNLWTLETPDWERVSAGARLGVSSSACGVCGSGSIERLAVRSEPVQWAGPPLDWRSLADLPGRLLTAQAGFRQTGGLHAAGLFAADGDLLGALEDVGRHNATDKVIGWAWEQKLDFSALILTVSSRAGFEIVQKAVTAGLPVVVAVGAASSLAVDTAQAFGLTLCAFTREGRTTVYAGEERLEAEKNSSHAERS, from the coding sequence GTGCGTTCTTCCGCCCTCCGCTTTGGGATTGGGGGCACCGAGCGGCGCGAGGACTGGCTCGCCGTCGAGGAACCCCTTGAACTGCGCCTGACCCGGCCCGCTGGCCCGCTCACCCTCGCGGTCCTGATGCGGACGCCGGGCCACGACCGCGAGTTGCTGCTCGGCTGGCTGCTCGCCGAAGGACTTTTGCCGGCTGAATTCACCTTGCAGGCGGACGAGGAGAATCCCAACCTCTGGACGCTGGAGACCCCCGACTGGGAACGGGTGTCGGCGGGCGCGCGCCTCGGCGTGTCGTCGAGTGCCTGCGGGGTGTGCGGTTCGGGCAGCATCGAGCGGCTGGCGGTGCGCTCGGAGCCGGTGCAGTGGGCGGGACCTCCGCTCGATTGGCGCTCGCTCGCCGACCTGCCGGGGCGCCTGCTGACCGCCCAAGCGGGCTTTCGGCAGACGGGGGGCCTGCATGCCGCCGGCCTCTTCGCCGCTGACGGTGACCTGCTGGGCGCCCTCGAGGACGTGGGGCGCCACAACGCGACCGACAAGGTGATCGGCTGGGCCTGGGAGCAGAAACTCGATTTCTCTGCTCTGATCCTGACGGTGAGCAGCCGCGCGGGCTTCGAGATCGTACAGAAGGCGGTGACGGCGGGCCTTCCGGTGGTGGTGGCCGTCGGCGCGGCGAGCAGCCTCGCGGTGGACACGGCGCAGGCGTTCGGCCTCACCCTCTGCGCCTTTACCCGCGAGGGCCGCACCACGGTCTATGCCGGCGAGGAGCGGCTGGAGGCCGAAAAAAACTCCTCCCACGCGGAGAGGAGCTGA
- a CDS encoding SDR family NAD(P)-dependent oxidoreductase, with translation MRLPKRLLLAAGVAALAGRRALQAPYDLRGKRVLITGGSRGLGLALAREFGARGARLALVARDGAELGRAAADLRGRGVEVLTFSADVTAPDLAGLVADVSAQLGGIDVLVHDAGVIQAGPFENQTEEDFRDAMELNAFAPLRLTRAALPELQRAKGRVLIIASVGGKVAVPHLAAYSMSKFAVVGLGQALRAELAPSGIRVTTVCPGLMRTGSARHAVIKGQHEKEYGWFATAANSPVIALAAAEAARRIVNALVRGDAEAPIGGPALLLRSAQALAPQLTADAMALANRLLPVPAATDASKRGSEAETPVTRENPIKQSTERDFNELGGAADAG, from the coding sequence ATGCGCCTGCCCAAACGCCTGCTGCTCGCCGCCGGAGTCGCCGCGCTCGCCGGACGCCGCGCCCTGCAAGCTCCCTACGACCTGCGCGGCAAACGCGTGCTGATCACCGGGGGCTCGCGTGGTCTGGGTCTGGCCCTCGCTCGCGAATTCGGCGCGCGCGGCGCCCGCCTCGCCCTGGTGGCCCGCGACGGAGCCGAGCTGGGCCGCGCCGCCGCCGACCTGCGCGGACGCGGTGTAGAAGTGCTGACCTTCAGCGCCGACGTGACCGCCCCCGACCTCGCCGGGCTTGTCGCCGACGTGAGCGCTCAACTCGGCGGAATTGACGTGCTCGTCCACGACGCGGGCGTGATCCAGGCCGGTCCCTTCGAGAACCAGACCGAGGAGGATTTCCGCGACGCGATGGAACTCAACGCCTTCGCGCCCCTGCGCCTGACGCGGGCCGCCCTACCTGAGTTGCAACGGGCGAAGGGCCGGGTGCTGATCATCGCCTCGGTGGGGGGCAAAGTGGCCGTGCCGCACCTCGCGGCCTACTCCATGAGCAAATTCGCGGTGGTGGGCTTAGGTCAGGCTCTGCGCGCCGAGCTCGCGCCCTCCGGTATCCGCGTCACCACTGTCTGCCCCGGCCTGATGCGCACCGGCAGCGCCCGCCACGCCGTGATCAAGGGGCAGCACGAAAAGGAATACGGCTGGTTTGCCACCGCCGCCAACTCGCCGGTCATTGCCCTCGCCGCCGCCGAGGCCGCGCGGCGCATCGTGAACGCCCTCGTGCGCGGCGATGCGGAGGCCCCCATCGGCGGCCCGGCCCTGCTGCTGCGCTCGGCCCAGGCCCTCGCCCCGCAGCTCACCGCCGACGCCATGGCCCTCGCCAACCGTCTTCTTCCTGTGCCCGCTGCCACCGACGCCTCCAAGCGCGGGAGCGAGGCCGAGACGCCAGTCACGCGGGAAAACCCCATCAAGCAGAGCACCGAGCGCGACTTCAACGAACTCGGTGGGGCGGCGGACGCAGGCTGA
- a CDS encoding HAD family hydrolase produces MRRVPEPFHAVLFDLDGVLVESEGLFAPIWQRTLAEFGLSLPLEEVNRHFTGQQFGRVLGYLKEQHRFTPAPGFLTVLSGRFDEAVAGVTPIEGAADSLRALRAAGLPYAVCSNSEKGRLKMKLAAAGLTELVGEHAYEPSRVGGRGKPAPDLYLFGAAQLGADIRRCLVIEDSVTGAQAGVKAGATVWGLLASGHVHPDGAAALLGAGAARVLDSHSELSGVLSVQPQPS; encoded by the coding sequence ATGCGCCGTGTCCCCGAACCTTTTCACGCCGTCCTGTTCGACCTCGACGGCGTCCTCGTCGAGAGCGAGGGCCTCTTCGCGCCGATCTGGCAGCGCACGCTCGCGGAGTTTGGGCTTTCCCTGCCGCTGGAGGAGGTGAACCGCCATTTCACCGGGCAGCAGTTTGGGCGGGTGCTGGGCTATTTGAAGGAGCAGCACCGCTTTACCCCCGCGCCCGGCTTTCTGACGGTGCTCAGCGGGCGCTTCGATGAGGCCGTCGCGGGAGTCACGCCAATTGAGGGAGCCGCCGACTCCCTGCGGGCGCTGCGGGCCGCCGGCCTCCCCTACGCGGTGTGCAGCAACAGCGAGAAGGGGCGCCTGAAGATGAAGCTGGCTGCCGCCGGGCTCACCGAACTCGTGGGCGAGCACGCCTACGAGCCGTCGCGGGTGGGCGGGCGCGGCAAACCGGCGCCGGACCTCTACCTGTTCGGGGCCGCGCAGCTCGGGGCGGACATCCGGCGCTGCCTGGTCATCGAGGACAGCGTAACCGGCGCGCAGGCGGGCGTGAAGGCGGGCGCGACGGTCTGGGGGCTGCTGGCGAGCGGGCACGTGCACCCGGACGGCGCGGCGGCGCTGCTCGGAGCGGGGGCGGCGCGGGTGCTGGATTCGCATTCAGAGCTGAGCGGCGTCCTGAGCGTCCAACCTCAACCTTCCTGA
- a CDS encoding protease complex subunit PrcB family protein — MTSGKISRLALLVLGAGLLSGCTMTGPANLRVHEVNIYGAGAQRLAWVYGDLGGAASSSVKIGGQAVTLRAQVSDPLATPGSLSVDGKAAYVAKAGSLAPRFTLARESSGAFTVTSLAPAGQVQTVYYTDGTNWQRLSSVTGTALGAPVSGLRGAGQLTDAEADALTRALSNQGALAVAVLSPAATLPDAALNVEPRPSEQRRTALYVLGSAQIALSGTTTTSTTTTTVITPAPTSPTSGGRVNFSEVASGTNANTAAAGVLLARTASEARALYATAYGRQTGIPTPPALAAGETLVGVFMGQRPTGGYSVRVTGATGQGSTLALRVQVNAPGPGAITTQALTSPWTIVRVSGSFSAASVLDQLGQPLRGPGGNDR, encoded by the coding sequence ATGACTTCCGGCAAGATTTCCAGGCTGGCGCTGCTCGTACTCGGAGCGGGGCTGCTTTCAGGCTGCACGATGACGGGGCCAGCCAACCTGCGCGTGCACGAGGTGAACATCTACGGCGCCGGAGCTCAGCGCCTTGCCTGGGTGTACGGGGACCTCGGCGGTGCGGCGAGTTCGTCGGTCAAGATTGGCGGTCAGGCCGTCACCCTGCGCGCGCAAGTGAGCGATCCGCTCGCGACCCCCGGCTCGCTGAGCGTGGACGGCAAGGCCGCCTACGTGGCGAAAGCAGGCTCACTCGCGCCGCGCTTCACACTCGCCCGCGAGAGCTCCGGGGCGTTTACCGTCACCTCGCTCGCGCCGGCGGGACAGGTCCAGACCGTTTACTACACCGATGGAACGAACTGGCAGCGCCTGAGCAGCGTGACCGGGACGGCGCTCGGGGCGCCCGTGAGCGGTCTGCGCGGGGCCGGTCAACTGACCGACGCCGAGGCCGACGCGCTGACCCGCGCCCTGTCGAACCAGGGAGCCCTCGCGGTGGCGGTGCTGAGCCCGGCGGCCACGCTCCCCGATGCGGCCCTGAACGTCGAGCCGCGCCCCAGCGAGCAGCGCCGCACCGCGCTGTATGTCCTGGGCAGCGCCCAGATTGCGCTGAGCGGTACCACGACCACGAGCACCACGACCACCACCGTGATCACGCCTGCCCCCACCTCACCGACTTCCGGAGGCCGCGTGAATTTCAGCGAAGTCGCCAGCGGTACCAATGCCAACACCGCCGCTGCGGGCGTGCTTCTGGCCCGCACGGCGAGCGAGGCGCGTGCCCTCTACGCCACCGCCTACGGGCGGCAGACCGGCATTCCTACCCCTCCCGCCCTGGCCGCCGGTGAAACGCTCGTGGGCGTCTTCATGGGCCAGCGTCCGACGGGCGGCTACAGCGTGCGCGTGACAGGTGCGACGGGTCAGGGCAGCACGCTCGCGCTGCGGGTCCAGGTGAATGCGCCTGGCCCTGGCGCCATCACCACTCAGGCACTCACCAGCCCGTGGACCATCGTGCGGGTCAGCGGCAGCTTCAGCGCGGCGAGCGTGCTCGACCAGCTCGGTCAGCCGCTGCGCGGTCCGGGCGGCAACGACCGCTGA
- the pepF gene encoding oligoendopeptidase F — MTTIKTLPKRAEVAREETWDIEALYATPAAWEQEAGALTRDIAGLGKYAGTLGESPEALLAYLRAEDELTLRLSRFMSYASMSASVDGRDAVAAAWRDRASGILAEYGSASAFARPELLALDEATLRGWLGREDFRDFRIKIERLLRIKPHVRSAEVEELLGAVQAPFASERGIHPALANMDLSFGTAGGEKITQGNVDRLTSAPDREVRREAWENYADAHLAVRHSQAAMYATNVRQNVFLARARRYPDAITASLSPDNIPTEVVTTLLDTYRANTPIWHRYWRVRRAWLGLPELREYDVKAALVDPRPVSYAQAVDWIAAGMAPLGEEYVRDLRFGLTEDRWVDYAENDGKRQGAYSNGGGRVKPYIFMTWNGTLGSYSTLAHEIGHSMHSLLSMREHASSVPRYTLFHAEVASNFNQAMVRKHLLAQARAQGDTDFEVAIIEEALSNFHRYFFIMPTLAAFELEAYRRIEAGGTLSAPDLIELTADLLSEGYGDGVTMDRERSGSLWAQFSTHLYANFYAYQYATGISAAHQLLERFGEDEAGARDTYLRFLKSGGSLDPIDALKEAGVDMLSPEPVQATFRTLEGYVARLEELLAQRRAN; from the coding sequence ATGACCACCATCAAAACCTTGCCGAAGCGGGCGGAAGTGGCCCGCGAAGAAACCTGGGACATCGAAGCGCTCTACGCCACCCCCGCCGCCTGGGAACAGGAAGCCGGGGCGCTGACCCGTGACATCGCGGGCCTCGGGAAGTACGCGGGCACGCTGGGCGAGTCGCCCGAAGCTCTGCTCGCGTATCTCCGGGCCGAGGACGAACTCACGCTGCGCCTGAGCCGCTTCATGTCCTACGCGAGCATGAGCGCGAGCGTGGACGGGCGCGACGCGGTGGCGGCAGCGTGGCGCGACCGGGCGTCGGGCATCCTCGCGGAGTACGGCAGCGCCTCGGCCTTCGCGCGGCCTGAACTGCTCGCCCTCGACGAAGCCACGCTGCGCGGCTGGCTGGGGCGTGAGGACTTCCGCGACTTCAGGATCAAGATCGAGCGGCTGCTGCGTATCAAGCCGCATGTGCGCTCGGCGGAGGTGGAGGAACTGCTCGGCGCGGTGCAGGCGCCCTTCGCCTCCGAGCGCGGCATTCACCCGGCGCTCGCCAACATGGACCTGAGTTTCGGAACGGCGGGCGGCGAGAAGATCACGCAGGGCAACGTGGACCGCCTGACCTCGGCCCCCGACCGCGAAGTGCGGCGCGAGGCCTGGGAGAACTACGCCGACGCCCATCTCGCCGTGCGGCATTCGCAGGCGGCGATGTACGCGACCAACGTGCGCCAGAACGTCTTCCTGGCCCGCGCGCGGCGTTACCCCGACGCGATCACGGCCTCGCTCTCGCCCGACAATATCCCCACCGAAGTCGTGACGACGCTGCTGGACACCTACCGCGCCAACACCCCGATCTGGCACCGCTACTGGCGGGTGCGGCGCGCGTGGCTGGGACTTCCCGAACTGCGCGAATACGACGTGAAGGCCGCGCTGGTGGACCCGCGCCCGGTGAGCTACGCGCAGGCGGTGGACTGGATCGCCGCAGGGATGGCGCCGCTGGGTGAGGAGTACGTGCGGGACCTGCGTTTCGGGCTCACCGAGGACCGCTGGGTGGACTACGCCGAGAACGACGGCAAACGCCAGGGCGCGTACTCCAACGGCGGCGGGCGGGTCAAGCCCTACATCTTCATGACCTGGAACGGCACGCTGGGCAGCTACTCGACCCTCGCGCACGAGATCGGGCACTCGATGCACTCGCTGCTCTCGATGCGCGAGCACGCCTCGTCAGTGCCGCGCTACACCCTCTTCCACGCCGAGGTGGCGAGCAACTTCAATCAGGCGATGGTGAGGAAGCATCTGCTCGCCCAAGCCCGCGCCCAGGGCGACACCGATTTCGAGGTGGCGATCATCGAGGAAGCGCTGTCGAACTTCCACCGCTACTTCTTCATCATGCCGACGCTCGCGGCCTTCGAGCTCGAAGCTTACCGCCGCATCGAGGCGGGCGGCACCCTGAGCGCCCCCGACCTGATCGAGCTGACCGCCGACCTGCTCTCGGAGGGCTACGGCGACGGCGTCACGATGGACCGCGAGCGCAGCGGCAGCCTGTGGGCGCAGTTCTCGACGCACCTCTACGCCAATTTCTACGCCTACCAGTACGCGACCGGCATCAGCGCGGCGCACCAACTGCTCGAACGCTTTGGCGAGGATGAGGCCGGGGCGCGCGACACCTACCTGCGCTTCCTGAAGTCGGGCGGCAGCCTCGACCCCATCGACGCCCTGAAGGAAGCGGGCGTGGACATGCTGAGCCCCGAGCCGGTGCAGGCGACCTTCCGCACGCTGGAAGGCTACGTGGCCCGCCTCGAAGAACTGCTGGCCCAACGCCGGGCGAACTGA
- a CDS encoding trans-sulfuration enzyme family protein has protein sequence MSRPDRPAYDLATLAARAGEEARPNASTPLIEPIYQSTVYSFPDLETLDRAMSGEAPAAFYYRNGTPNAATLERALAQLEGTEAALAAASGMAAISAALLGVLKTGDHIVADARVYGVTYALLTEEFPRLGIEVSFVDACNVGEVEAAWRDNTRVLHVESLTNPLLTVPDVPALAALAHARGGLLSVDNTFASPAVFRPAEHGADLVTHSLSKYLSGHSTAFGGVLCGRADLVALARTRLLRLGGTVSAFDAWLTLQGLKTLGLRMRAHSGNAQALADVLSNHPRVRAVYHPGLSDHPQFHRALDLFPQGFGGMLSIEVEDAPTFVRAIAPRVPLAPSLADVVTTLSWPWGTSHRPLPEPERRRLGITPGLLRVSVGIEDIGDLLNDFETALG, from the coding sequence ATGTCCCGCCCCGACCGACCCGCCTACGACCTGGCTACCCTCGCCGCCCGCGCGGGGGAAGAAGCGCGGCCCAACGCCAGCACGCCGCTGATCGAGCCGATCTATCAGTCCACTGTCTACAGCTTTCCGGACCTCGAAACCCTCGACCGCGCGATGAGCGGGGAAGCGCCCGCCGCCTTCTACTACCGCAACGGCACCCCCAACGCGGCGACGTTAGAACGGGCATTGGCTCAGCTCGAAGGCACCGAAGCGGCCCTCGCCGCCGCGAGCGGCATGGCGGCGATCAGCGCGGCGCTGCTCGGGGTGCTGAAAACGGGTGACCACATCGTCGCTGACGCCCGCGTCTACGGCGTGACTTACGCGCTGCTCACCGAGGAGTTTCCCCGACTCGGCATCGAGGTGTCGTTCGTGGACGCCTGCAACGTGGGGGAAGTCGAGGCCGCGTGGCGGGACAACACCCGCGTCCTGCACGTCGAGAGCCTGACCAATCCGCTGCTGACGGTGCCGGACGTGCCCGCGCTCGCCGCCCTCGCCCACGCGCGCGGCGGCCTGCTGAGCGTGGACAACACCTTCGCCAGCCCCGCCGTCTTCCGCCCCGCCGAGCATGGCGCTGACCTCGTGACCCATTCGCTGAGCAAGTACCTCAGCGGGCACTCGACGGCCTTCGGGGGCGTGCTGTGTGGCCGCGCCGATCTCGTCGCGCTCGCCCGGACCCGGCTGCTGCGCCTCGGCGGCACGGTGAGCGCCTTCGACGCCTGGCTGACCCTGCAAGGCCTCAAGACCCTCGGCCTGCGGATGCGGGCGCACTCGGGCAACGCGCAGGCGCTCGCCGACGTGCTCAGCAACCATCCGCGCGTGCGGGCCGTGTATCACCCCGGCCTGAGCGACCACCCCCAGTTTCACCGCGCCCTTGACCTGTTTCCGCAGGGCTTCGGCGGGATGCTCAGCATTGAGGTCGAGGACGCCCCCACCTTCGTCCGCGCCATCGCGCCGCGCGTGCCGCTCGCGCCCTCGCTTGCCGACGTGGTGACCACCCTCTCGTGGCCCTGGGGCACGTCGCACCGCCCGCTGCCCGAGCCCGAGCGCCGGCGGCTCGGCATCACGCCGGGGCTGCTGCGCGTCTCGGTCGGCATCGAGGACATCGGCGACCTGCTGAACGACTTCGAGACCGCGCTCGGCTGA
- a CDS encoding histidine triad nucleotide-binding protein — translation MDKPASAPPPNGPAPTLFGRIIAREIPSDIVYEDDRYIAIRDIAPKAPIHLLVIPKKVSARVDEITDAQEMGELWLTAVKVARQHAEDFRLLVNCGAGGGQVVFHTHVHILAGWEGDPDRDT, via the coding sequence ATGGATAAGCCGGCCTCTGCCCCACCCCCGAACGGCCCCGCTCCGACGCTGTTCGGGCGCATCATCGCCCGTGAGATTCCGAGCGACATCGTGTACGAGGACGACAGGTACATCGCCATCCGCGACATCGCGCCCAAAGCGCCGATTCATCTGCTCGTGATTCCGAAAAAGGTGAGTGCGCGCGTCGACGAGATCACCGACGCGCAGGAGATGGGCGAATTGTGGCTGACCGCTGTCAAGGTGGCCCGGCAGCACGCCGAGGACTTCCGGCTGCTCGTGAACTGCGGCGCGGGCGGCGGGCAGGTCGTGTTCCACACCCACGTCCACATCCTCGCGGGCTGGGAGGGAGACCCGGACCGCGACACCTGA
- a CDS encoding 2-isopropylmalate synthase, translating into MTQPQPPAPVNPRIRIFDTTLRDGEQSPGVALGHPQKLEIAHTLARLGVDVIEAGFPIASPGDLEGVSRIAREVRGPIIAGLARANRADIEAAAQAVEAAEKPRIHTFIATSPIHMAKKLNLEPDAVVERAVQAVQLARSFVDDVEFSAEDATRSEWEFLVRIFKAAVEAGAGTINVPDTVGYTTPKEMRELFAFLKGALPEHVILSSHCHDDLGMAVANSIAAAEGGARQIECTINGIGERAGNASLEEIVMAFHTRKDVYGFETGVRTREIYRASRLVSRLSGMPVQPNKAVVGDNAFAHESGIHQDGVIKARETYEIMNAETVGREAAVLVMGKHSGRAAFRKALNDLGYEGLPDDKVQYLFGRFKDLADRKGQIYADDLRALVDARTDVPQTFTLEGFQITSGMNMTPVAFVRLQTPEGAVDATAHGDGPVDAAYGAISKITGLSPELETYRIQAVTRGDDALGEVSITARYGEKLLSGSGVATDIVEASARAWLRIMNMIVAGMGAEARKGEFAPGRL; encoded by the coding sequence ATGACCCAGCCCCAACCTCCCGCCCCTGTGAATCCCCGCATCCGCATCTTCGACACCACGCTGCGCGACGGCGAGCAGTCGCCGGGGGTGGCGCTCGGGCACCCGCAGAAGCTCGAAATCGCGCACACGCTCGCGCGGCTGGGCGTGGACGTGATCGAGGCCGGCTTTCCTATCGCGTCGCCGGGGGACCTCGAAGGCGTTTCCAGAATCGCGCGCGAGGTGCGCGGCCCGATTATCGCGGGGCTGGCGCGCGCGAACCGCGCCGACATCGAGGCCGCCGCGCAGGCCGTCGAAGCCGCCGAGAAGCCGCGCATCCACACCTTCATCGCCACGAGCCCGATTCATATGGCGAAGAAGCTCAATCTGGAACCCGACGCGGTGGTCGAGCGGGCCGTGCAGGCCGTGCAGCTCGCCCGCTCCTTCGTGGACGACGTGGAATTCAGCGCCGAGGACGCCACCCGCTCCGAGTGGGAGTTCCTGGTACGCATCTTCAAGGCGGCGGTGGAGGCAGGGGCTGGCACGATCAACGTGCCCGACACGGTGGGCTACACCACGCCTAAGGAGATGCGCGAGCTGTTCGCGTTCCTGAAGGGAGCATTGCCCGAGCACGTGATCCTGAGCAGCCACTGTCACGACGATCTCGGGATGGCGGTCGCCAACTCGATCGCGGCGGCGGAGGGCGGCGCGCGGCAGATCGAGTGCACGATCAACGGCATCGGGGAGCGCGCGGGGAACGCGAGCCTCGAAGAGATCGTGATGGCCTTTCACACCCGTAAGGACGTGTACGGCTTCGAGACCGGCGTGCGCACCCGCGAGATCTACCGCGCCTCGCGCCTGGTCAGCCGCCTGAGCGGGATGCCGGTGCAGCCGAACAAGGCGGTGGTGGGCGACAACGCCTTCGCGCACGAGTCGGGCATCCACCAGGACGGCGTGATCAAGGCGCGCGAGACCTACGAGATCATGAACGCCGAGACCGTGGGCCGCGAGGCCGCCGTGCTCGTAATGGGCAAGCACTCGGGGCGCGCGGCCTTCCGCAAGGCGCTGAATGACCTGGGCTACGAGGGGCTGCCCGACGACAAGGTGCAGTACCTCTTCGGGCGCTTCAAGGACCTCGCCGACCGCAAGGGCCAGATCTACGCCGACGACCTGCGCGCGCTCGTCGACGCCCGCACCGACGTGCCGCAGACCTTCACGCTCGAAGGCTTCCAGATCACCTCGGGGATGAACATGACGCCGGTCGCCTTCGTGCGGCTCCAGACCCCGGAAGGCGCGGTAGACGCCACCGCCCACGGCGACGGCCCGGTGGACGCCGCCTACGGCGCGATTTCCAAGATCACGGGCCTCAGTCCCGAACTGGAGACCTACCGCATCCAGGCCGTGACCCGGGGCGACGACGCGCTGGGCGAGGTCAGCATCACCGCCCGCTACGGCGAGAAACTCCTGAGCGGCTCCGGCGTCGCCACCGACATCGTGGAAGCCAGCGCCCGCGCCTGGCTGCGCATCATGAACATGATCGTGGCCGGCATGGGCGCCGAGGCCCGCAAGGGAGAGTTCGCGCCGGGACGACTCTGA